A stretch of Equus caballus isolate H_3958 breed thoroughbred chromosome 11, TB-T2T, whole genome shotgun sequence DNA encodes these proteins:
- the C1QTNF1 gene encoding complement C1q tumor necrosis factor-related protein 1: MGSRGLGLVLACCLLLTFACGPVLGRVPPGQQEQQEQEGTREPPLDPAERTEEKHEKYNPKQGEEPTASRCFRCCDPGTPVYQAIPVPQINITILKGEKGDRGDRGLQGKYGKPGSVGARGHVGPKGQKGSMGAPGDRCKNHYAAFSVGRKKPLHSNDYYQTVIFDTEFVNLYSHFNMFTGKFYCYVPGIYFFSLNVHTWNQKETYLHIMKNGEEVVILYAQVSDRSIMQSQSLMLELQEQDEVWVRLFKGERENAIFSDEFDTYITFSGYLVKHAAEP, from the exons ATGGGCTCCCGTGGACTGGGACTCGTACTGGCGTGCTGCCTGCTGCTGACCTTTGCTTGTGGCCCGGTGCTGGGCcgtgtgccacctggccagcagGAACAGCAGGAGCAAGAGGGGACCAGGGAGCCGCCGCTGGACCCGGCTGAGAG GActgaagaaaaacatgaaaaatacaatCCCAAGCAGGGTGAGGAGCCCACTGCCTCCCGATGCTTTCGCTGCTGCGACCCTGGTACCCCCGTGTACCAGGCCATACCAGTGCCACAGATCAACATCACCATCCTGAAAG GTGAGAAGGGCGACCGAGGAGATCGAGGCCTGCAAGGGAAATACGGTAAACCAGGCTCCGTGGGCGCCAGGGGCCACGTGGGACCCAAAGGGCAGAAGGGGTCCATGGGGGCCCCCGGGGACCGGTGCAAGAACCACTACGCCGCCTTCTCGGTGGGCCGGAAGAAGCCCCTGCACAGCAATGACTACTACCAGACGGTGATCTTCGACACGGAGTTCGTGAACCTCTACAGCCACTTCAACATGTTCACTGGCAAGTTCTACTGCTACGTGCCCGGCATCTACTTTTTCAGCCTCAACGTGCACACCTGGAACCAGAAGGAGACGTACCTGCACATCATGAAGAACGGGGAGGAGGTGGTGATTCTGTACGCCCAGGTGAGCGACCGCAGCATCATGCAGAGTCAGAGCCTGATGCTGGAGCTGCAGGAGCAGGACGAGGTGTGGGTGCGCCTCTTCAAGGGCGAGCGGGAGAACGCCATCTTCAGCGACGAGTTCGACACCTACATTACCTTCAGCGGCTACCTGGTCAAGCACGCTGCAGAGCCCTAG